GGTCTTGTCGTGCGAGCCGTACTCCTCGGCCTTCTGGGCCATCAGGCCCACGTTCGGCACGGTCCCCATGGTGGTCGGGTCGTAGGCGCCGTTGGCCTTGCAGTCGTCGATGACCACCTGGTAGATGCCCGCGTAGGAGGGGTCCGGCAGCACCGCGAGGGTGTCCTGCTCCTGGCCGTCCTTGTTCCACATGTGCCCGGAGGAGCGGATCATCGCCGGCATGGAGGCGTCCACGATCACGTCCGAGGGCACGTGCAGGTTGGTGATGCCCTTGTCCGAGTTGACCATGGCCAGGTCCGGGCCGTTGGCGTAGCCGGCCTCGATCTCGGCGCGCACGCCCTCGGCCACCTGCGGGTCCAGGGCGTCCAGTCCGGAGAGGATGGCAGCGAGCCCGTCATTGGCGCTCAGTCCGGCGGCGGCGAGCTCGGCGCCGTACTTCTCGAACACGCTCGGGAAGTAGGCCTTCACCACGTGGCCGAAGATCACCGGGTCGGAGACCTTCATCATGGTGGCCTTCAGGTGGGTGGAGAACAGCACGCCCTCCTCCTTGGCGCGCTTGACCTGCGCGGCCAGGAACTCGTCCAGGGCCTTGGCGGACATGAAGGTGCCGTCCACGATCTCCCCGGCCAGCACCGGGAAGTCGTCCTTGAGCACGGTGGTCTCGCCGGAGCCGTCCACGAACTGGATGCGGATGGTCCCGTCCTCGGGGATCACCACGGACTTCTCGTTGTGGAAGAAGGCGTCGCGCTTCATGTAGGCGACCGTGGTCTTGGAGTCGGCCGACCAGGCGCCCATGGAGTGGGGGTGCTTGCGCGCGAAGTTCTTCACGGACTGGGGCGCGCGGCGGTCGGAGTTGCCCTCGCGCAGCACGGGGTTCACGGCCGAGCCCTTGACCTTGTCGTAGCGGGCGCGGGCGTCCTTCTGCTCCGGGGTGGCCGCCTCGTCCGGGTAGTCCGGCAGGGCGTAGCCGTCGGCCTGCAGCTCGGCGATCGCGGCCTTGAGCTGCGGCACGGAGGCGGAGATGTTCGGCAGCTTGATGACGTTGGCGTCGTCGGTCTTGACCAGCTCACCCAGCTCGGCGAGGGCGTCCTCCACGCGCTGGTCCTCGGGCAGCACGTCGTTGAACGCGGCCAGGATGCGCCCGGCCAGCGAGATGTCGCGCGTCTCCATCTCCACGCCGGCGGTGGAGGCGAAGGCCTGGACCAGCGGGAGCAACGAACCGGTGGCCAGCATGGGGGCCTCGTCGGTGAAGGTGTAGATGATCTTCGACATGAAGCGTGGTCTCCTCCGGGGCGCGCGGATGGGCGCAGCCCACTGTCGTACTGATGGGTCAATCCGGCCCTAATCTACCGGACCGGCCCCCGGCGACCGTCCCGGTGACCCCGTCCCGGCGGGGCCCGCCCCCGTCCCGTCCCAGCGCGCCAGCTCGCCCGCCATGGCGCGGACCACGGCATCGACGGGGACGTGGTCCGCGTCGGCGTGGACGCTGCAGGACAGCCGGCCGGCATAGGACAGCGCCCCCACCGCGACCCGCACGTTGCCGGACAGCGCCGGCACGGGCCACAACCGGGTCACG
This genomic window from Citricoccus sp. SGAir0253 contains:
- a CDS encoding NADP-dependent isocitrate dehydrogenase, encoding MSKIIYTFTDEAPMLATGSLLPLVQAFASTAGVEMETRDISLAGRILAAFNDVLPEDQRVEDALAELGELVKTDDANVIKLPNISASVPQLKAAIAELQADGYALPDYPDEAATPEQKDARARYDKVKGSAVNPVLREGNSDRRAPQSVKNFARKHPHSMGAWSADSKTTVAYMKRDAFFHNEKSVVIPEDGTIRIQFVDGSGETTVLKDDFPVLAGEIVDGTFMSAKALDEFLAAQVKRAKEEGVLFSTHLKATMMKVSDPVIFGHVVKAYFPSVFEKYGAELAAAGLSANDGLAAILSGLDALDPQVAEGVRAEIEAGYANGPDLAMVNSDKGITNLHVPSDVIVDASMPAMIRSSGHMWNKDGQEQDTLAVLPDPSYAGIYQVVIDDCKANGAYDPTTMGTVPNVGLMAQKAEEYGSHDKTFILEEAGTVQVVDGSGAVLIEHRVEAGDIWRACQTKDVPVRDWVKLAVTRARASQTPAVFWLDENRAHDANLIAKVRQYLTEHDTVGLQIEIMAPPEATHFTIDRLRRGQDTISVTGNVLRDYLTDLFPILELGTSAKMLSIVPLINGGGLFETGAGGSAPKHVQQFLAENHLRWDSLGEFLALAVSFEHEAVANGNARAQVLADTLDRATGTFLEEGRNPSRKVGEIDNRGSHFYLALYWAQELARQSEDADLAASFRDIAAKLAENEQRIMEELNSVQGAPVDIEGYYSPSREKVSEAMRPSATLNGIVQEIVDRLAV